From the Musa acuminata AAA Group cultivar baxijiao chromosome BXJ1-2, Cavendish_Baxijiao_AAA, whole genome shotgun sequence genome, one window contains:
- the LOC135595499 gene encoding protein STRICTOSIDINE SYNTHASE-LIKE 4-like → MADSNPSPAAPAPNRTRRRPSWPIIGALLLILVPIVISIVVNDPNGFDPAPLPADYSFSASLAVAERHDRILASSKRVGEGRLPGPEDLAYDKARGFLYTGCSDGWIRRVSLKDEKMEVEDWAYVGGRPLGVALGPGGDLVVAESNNGLMIVKPDQSVAMLTDEADGLRFRLTDGVDVASDGLIYFTDASYKFNLDTHILDILEGRPHGRLMRFDSSTNQTSVLLRDLYFANGVSLSPDQRSLIFCETTLRRCRRYHIRGEKRGTVDEFIQNLPGFPDNVRYDGEGHYWIALAAGKTPEWDVVLKYPFLRKLMVTIEKFVKIPHSQRDSGILKVDLDGQPVALFSDPGLTLATSGLKIGKHLWYGSLVKDYLSRIDLTQVSR, encoded by the exons ATGGCAGATTCAAATCCTTCTCCAGCTGCTCCCGCTCCCAACCGAACTCGCCGGAGGCCTTCCTGGCCTATTATTGGAGCTCTCCTCCTCATACTAGTGCCCATTGTGATCTCCATCGTCGTTAACGATCCCAACGGCTTCGACCCGGCGCCGCTGCCGGCAGACTACTCCTTCAGCGCCTCCCTGGCCGTGGCGGAGCGCCACGACCGCATCCTCGCTTCCAGCAAGCGCGTAGGCGAGGGGCGCCTCCCGGGCCCGGAGGACTTGGCCTACGACAAGGCTCGCGGCTTCCTCTATACTGGGTGCAGCGATGGCTGGATCAGGAGGGTGAGTCTGAAGGATGAGAAGATGGAGGTGGAAGACTGGGCTTATGTCGGTGGCCGGCCTCTCGGAGTGGCCTTGGGACCTGGCGGCGACCTCGTCGTCGCGGAATCCAATAAT GGGTTGATGATAGTAAAGCCAGATCAGAGTGTGGCCATGCTAACTGATGAAGCAGATGGACTAAGGTTTCGGTTGACCGATGGTGTTGATGTTGCGTCGGATGGCTTGATCTACTTCACAGATGCATCGTACAAGTTCAACCTCGATACGCACATACTAGACATTCTCGAGGGCCGACCCCATGGAAGGCTGATGAGATTCGATTCTTCCACTAACCAAACCTCGGTGCTCCTCCGTGATCTCTACTTCGCCAATGGCGTCTCACTTTCGCCCGATCAACGCTCCCTAATCTTCTGTGAGACCACGCT GAGGAGATGCAGAAGATATCACATTCGGGGAGAGAAAAGGGGGACGGTCGATGAGTTCATCCAGAATCTACCGGGGTTTCCCGACAACGTTCGATACGACGGCGAGGGCCATTACTGGATCGCATTAGCGGCG gGGAAGACACCGGAATGGGACGTAGTGTTAAAGTACCCCTTCCTGAGGAAATTGATGGTCACCATTGAAAAGTTTGTAAAGATTCCACATTCTCAGAGGGACTCTGGAATCCTGAAAGTTGACTTGGATGGTCAACCGGTTGCCCTCTTCTCAGATCCAGGTTTGACTCTTGCAACTAGTGGGCTAAAAATTGGGAAGCATCTCTGGTATGGATCTCTTGTCAAGGACTATCTCAGCAGGATTGATCTAACTCAAGTAAGCAGATGA